The Hordeum vulgare subsp. vulgare chromosome 4H, MorexV3_pseudomolecules_assembly, whole genome shotgun sequence genomic interval ACTTCGTTTTCCGAATTTACATCACTTCTGATTTTTGTTCATTTCCTTCAACTAAGGAAGGTCCAAGGGGGTAACATGGAGTTCCAATTTTGCATCCCTGGTTGGCTGGTTGCCCAGCAACAATGTtcccatttcctttattttataGCTGGGTTAGTCTTAGCTGGGCGTATATAGTCTGACATTCGCACATGCCAAAAAATTTAGTTGTTTGTGAGCTGCTCAACCTTCTTTCTCATTAACAATCATCTGTGTTGATCCTTTTTATCGCCTTCACGGTCTGGCTTTTGTCGTTACATGTTATGAGCCATGCACTTAACTTCTACTCTAGTTCTTTACTTGATCCGTGCTTTCAAGTTACATCAGTGTTTCTTCACATCTTCTACATGTCGTTTTTCATCATGGCTTAAACGTACGGCTCGGTTGCTGGAGTAATCCTTCAGGCGGAAGCCAGGGATTGGTATTATAGCCAGCTGTACGATGTGTTATGTTAGTTTCTGCCCGAATTTCAGCATCAGTCGACAGCTTGCTTGCAGCCTTGGATGAAGGTCATGTGCTCATGATCGCAGTTAGTGACGCGGACCGCCCGCACAGCTGAAAATAAGCCGAAGTCGACATGGGCACTGACTTGGCACCGGCACCTGGGATCACGCAGAGCACCGGTTTGCGTTGGGCGGCAGCCATTGGAGAAGCTGGGGGCTGGATCGGCGGTCGTTGGGCGGTCTGGAGAACGTCCCAAAAGCCCGCACCCACCTGTAGGCGGTCTCTGACGGGCCACTGTCATGGCTCTGCCGCGCCCCGCGTAATAAGTCGTGCAACTTGCTGCCGCCCCGGCAACTCACGTAACCTGCTACTTGCATGCCCGGACGTGGCCTTGGGCCCTGGAGGACGAGCCGCATCTGCCGTCCTTGTCCTCGTTTTCCTTAGAGCAAGTTGGTTAGAGACCCAGCGCACGCAGTAAGCTTGTATTGCTTGTTTTAGAAGTTAGAGCAGGTTAGACTTTTGTGTCAGGACAAAGACAAATCGGAGGATGGAGCTGGAGCGAAATTCCTCGCCACTGCACAATCCTAGCCGTTTGCGTGTGTGCCGGGCATGATACGACCTAGCATATCATGGCTTTGGAGGATATGTTTGGATCCAAGCCCTCGTTACCTGCTCAAAATGCTTTGACCCGGTCTTGGTCGGAGGCCGCTGATGAGCATTTACTCGTGCAAGTTTACGTGCATGCATGGGTCCAGCTCCAGCCCCTGGCGCGGCGGGCAAGCGAAACAGTCTGCCGCTTGAATGCGGCGACTGCATTCACGTGGCAAGGTTGGGCTGTGCACGGTCACATGCACGTGCGGCGTCGACCCCAGCCCATCACACCCATGCCTTCTTTAGGCTCCGTCGCACCCACCCGTGCGCACGCAATCATTAACGGGACCGCACCGTTTACGacacgcgcgcgcgcgcgcacggAACAAACGCGTAGTGGCGTGGATACGCACGCATGGGTGCGGTGGAAAGGAAATCGATCGTAGCGGCGTGGGGAGTAAAGTTGGTGAGGTCAAATCGGTGGAACCCAATCCCCACCCGACCGATGCAATCGACGGGAGGAGCCCGACGTGATTGCTTCCCTTAACGGGCCAAGCAAAGCTAATCAAGCACGGCCAGCACGTTGGCGTGCAGAACAACAACGTCAAGTCCGACGTGAAGGCCCAAAATGCTCAACCACCACCGGCTGCTTCTCGGCGAGACACGGCCAGCTCGCTCGGACCAGCACAACCCGTCGCGTCTGTCCATCGCTTCCTTCCTTACCCACGCCGCACTTCAGCTTCAGGTAAGTAAaaacacaccacaccacaccacaccgTTGCAAGTGAAGAGATAGTTTGGGATATTCCTATGCTATTCCTGCTGAAATTACGGCACTAGCTAGCAAGCAGGCAGGCGACCGAATGCGTCTTGACACGAAGGAGGTTCGCTCCCACAGCGCCCCGACGTGAGGGCGAAAAGATGGCTGATATGTACGTAGTACGTGCCCGAGGCATCCAAAGAAAGAAAGATCCGTGCACCGGAACATGTATGTGCACGCACCTATCATTTCGTTCCCTTCCCTTTCACCGGCAGGTGGGGCCGCTCACAGTCGCACACCATGTCGCCGTCTCCATGCTACTTTAAATCCGCACTGCTGACAAGCCTGCAGTGCTAGCTACTGCTTCGTGGCTCCTTTTTCCCCCCATGCCCAACCTCAGCTGATTCGGGTGAatgaaaggaaaaaagggaaaacaCGAGTGAGCATTTGTGGTACGTAGTAGTGGGGGTTTGTTCTTGATGGATCAGAAATGTTTCCGGGGGCAGACAAGCACGCTGCAAAGCGGGATTCCCAAACCCGGGGAATATTGTTGACGGTCGATTTTTGCCACTCTCGTTTTAGTGCTCCTGTCGTGTACTAATATATGCCCACCAAATCTACCAGTACTTGGTTCAAGGAAACGCTAGCTAGAAATGGAAAATCGACCTGTACTGCTGCTCAGTTGTTGATCCTAGTACTGTACCGTTTATGGCCCAGGGTTCACGGAAAAGGGCTTGTATGTAAAGCGCAGCGCATTTTGTGTGTGCATGGGATGCAGTACCTAACCCCCCCCTCCCTTTTTTTCTACTTCTTGGAAACATACATGGGTTTGGACATTGACGTCGTATATTAACCTTTAATCAAGTTTTTTTTTACATTTATATGCTACTTAAACCAAAATGGAAAACATGGTACAAATGATGGACatgtttttattaaaaaaaaactgaaaatgaTATTCCACCTTTTTTGCATGAAAAATGATAGTCCACCTTACCAGTTGCCAATGTGAATAATTCCACCTACTGAAGGTTATAATACTATTTGTGAATGGAGTTTGTAAACTTTAACAGCTTGAGTAGGAAGACAACCAAATTCCGACTACCAAATCAACTGAAGTTGAGCCAAAGTACTATAACAAGTTCTTTTTTAAAAGGACCCATATCAATGAGTAGTataaaaaattcaccaaaaatgcAAAGTACCCAAACATAGTAAAAGTTATATCAAGGTCTCCGAACCATCAAACTACTACCGCTGCTAGAAAGGGCCGATGACATGTCACTACCTCTTTCCATGAGTTCGGTATGATCTTGTTGATGATAGCTGAAAAGTCTTCGTGAACATGTCCTAAGGACTAGTGCCGTAGTCATTGCTGCTAAACCCTTGAATCGATCAGAGGGCTGCTGACACGCCACTACCTCTTTCAATGAGTCCGGTTTGAGAGCTGAAAAATCTTCGTGAACATGCCCTAAGGACTagcgttgtagttgtcgttgaacCCTTGAATGGATCTGAAGAACGTACATCAAATCTCGACGCGGCACACAGTAACAAGTTTTGTAAAAGCATGGCACGCGAGTTAAGTAAACCAAGAAACTGAATTAGGGAAGTAAAAGCGAGAGTACCAGAAACAAAGCACACAACCATACAAGCATGCATGGCCGTACATAGCTAAAGAAGTTCGGATCATTGTTTCTTATGAAACTGGATTGAACATACTATCTAGTTAAATGCATCATATGAATATCGATCACCGGAAATTAGGAGGCAAACGCGAATCGATCATTGGAAATTATAAGAATCTAATTGAGGAGCTACCATTGCTCGTGGGTTTCTTGATACGTGTAGGAATTTCACATTCCCAAGACAATTAAAAGAAGATGAATGAAAACGGAAAAAAATATCATACAAGTACTGATGCTGATGCATGACATAGCACATTAATTAACAAGATAATGGAAGCTAGGCAAACAACTAGGGAAGAAGCAAAAAAAGCTAAACTAGCTAGGTAGAGAAACCGCGCGCGCAAGGATTCGCCGGTGCAGTCCTAGAATGACGTCGGCGGAGGCCGCGCCACGGCTGCCTGCCCCCACTGCCCGAACATGTCGCTGGGCGGCGTCTGCGGCACGGCGTACATCGGCGGGGGCACGGCGGCGCCCCCGCTGCCCTGCTGCTCCAACTGCGTGGCGGCGCCCTCCGACCCGGACAGCACGGCGCCCTCCTCGGCGTCTTGATCCAGCGGCAGCCTCTCATACGTGGCGTTGCCGAACGTGGCCGCGATCACCATGACGGGGCCGCACGCGAGCAGCTCCCCCATCACGCTGCCTCCGACCACCTGCCCCTGCCCTCCGGCGAGGTAAACGGCGAGCCCCGTGGCCCCAGGTGGCGCCGGAGCCGGGAGGAAGGCCCCGGACAGGGACAGTATCTCGAACCGCCCCCGCAGGGCGACGGCGGCCGCCCCGGTCCCCGCGGGCTGCCGCAGCGTGACGTTGGTGACGGCGCCGCTCCCGCTGAGCACGGAGACGCCGCGCTGCCTGCGGCGGGAGAAGGCCGCGATGGCCTCGACGATGTCGGCCCCGCTGGCGATCTCCAGCACGTGGGAGCGCATCGCGTTAGGGCTCTCCCGCGTCACCACGACGGGTGGCTTGGGCTTGTTCTTGGACCCCGGCGGCCTGCCGCGCGGACGGCGGCCCGACCCCGAGGACACCCCGCCGGCcgagggcggcggcgaggagtcgtcctcgtcgttgttgctgcCGGCAGGGACGTGTGCGTAGCCGTGGTTGCCCTGCAGCGGGTGGCCGTCCATGCtccccatctcctgggcttcggcTCCGGCCGCCGCGCCGGCCGGCCACCAGTCTGCCAGCCCTACAATTTTCGCGGTCGTCGCCGAAGATGATGCACAGCCTCAGGCTGCAAGAGCGCCTCCAATGCAAgcaacggcggcggcggcagcagcaaGCAGTCTCTGGTTGCTAGCTTAGTGGTTGTATGGTATGGGACGGAGACTATGGGCGTTGGCGTTGCTCTCATCGGCTAGGAGGAGTATTTATTTACGCCTCCTTCTAGAATTCGCCTCGCTTCTCTGCTCTCGTCGGCGCGGGGTAGCAGTCGCGGTCGCACTCGCACTCGCACTCGCACTCGCACTGGCCCTTGTGTTTCCAACCAAAACCACTCTTGCTACGATCAAACGAGGCCCCGTTGCAGCCCCGTG includes:
- the LOC123446661 gene encoding AT-hook motif nuclear-localized protein 19-like — encoded protein: MGSMDGHPLQGNHGYAHVPAGSNNDEDDSSPPPSAGGVSSGSGRRPRGRPPGSKNKPKPPVVVTRESPNAMRSHVLEIASGADIVEAIAAFSRRRQRGVSVLSGSGAVTNVTLRQPAGTGAAAVALRGRFEILSLSGAFLPAPAPPGATGLAVYLAGGQGQVVGGSVMGELLACGPVMVIAATFGNATYERLPLDQDAEEGAVLSGSEGAATQLEQQGSGGAAVPPPMYAVPQTPPSDMFGQWGQAAVARPPPTSF